Proteins encoded together in one Planctomyces sp. SH-PL14 window:
- a CDS encoding DUF1549 domain-containing protein: MKCRAPSLVSSLLTVWGILLGAAGVALAADGAPAAIPAPESLLFETVPGGRFLLRGPDARLQLLVSGKAGSRQFDQTRLVTYTVEPQGIVTVDATGMTRPVADGQATVKARSANGQETSVAVAVEHFENPPPINFGNQIVPIFTKLGCNGGGCHGKQGGQNGFKLSLLGFFPEDDYEFLVNESRGRRLNVPAPSKSLLLTKPVGQSPHGGGKRMDVDSDEYRLLYRWIEQGMPAGAKDAPTVASIKCLPEGRVMDRAGEQQIACYATYTDGTVEDVTRMTLYEPNDTQLAESGKTGLVRTLDLAGEVAIMARYQGQVSTYRATIPLGAPIAGMPPVRNFIDEAVFGKLQLLGIPASPIADDTTFLRRVYIDITGTIPTEAEVRAFQADSDPAKRDRVIDRLLDSPAYADYFANKWNMVLRNKRKQPDDQAGTYGFRQWIWDSLYENKPYDQFVGEILTASGDSQVNPPVVWYREVTQSNEQVEDVAQLFLGVRIQCARCHHHPFEKWSQNDYYHLAAFFSRIGRKEPADPTMKQAREKRIFHNEGQPTAQNPRTGQNLAPAGLAATALEVPADQDPRVKLVEWMTAKDNAFFARSLANRYWKHFFDRGIVEPEDDMRETNPPTNPQLLDQLAKHFVESGFDLKSLVRTICQSSTYQLSALPNEYNQKDKQNFSRYYPKRLSAEVLYDAFHQVTATSERFNGLPEGTRATQLPDASIAPYFLKVFGQPQGDTACECERSQEANLAQSLHLLNSAEVQNKVSAGNGRAATLAADKNRTDDEKLRELYRWVYSREPDSDELQIAQAHIAKHKDNPKVAYEDIVWALINTKEFLFNH, from the coding sequence ATGAAGTGCCGCGCCCCGTCCCTTGTCAGCTCGCTCCTGACCGTCTGGGGAATTCTCCTCGGCGCCGCCGGAGTCGCTCTCGCCGCCGATGGGGCGCCCGCCGCGATTCCCGCACCGGAATCGCTCCTGTTTGAGACGGTCCCCGGCGGACGGTTCCTGCTTCGCGGCCCCGATGCCCGCCTCCAGCTCCTCGTGAGCGGGAAGGCCGGGAGCCGGCAGTTCGACCAGACGCGGCTCGTCACCTACACCGTGGAACCCCAGGGGATCGTCACCGTCGACGCGACCGGGATGACCCGGCCGGTGGCCGATGGCCAGGCGACCGTGAAGGCCCGCTCCGCCAACGGACAGGAAACGTCCGTTGCCGTCGCGGTCGAGCATTTCGAAAATCCCCCGCCGATCAACTTCGGCAACCAGATCGTCCCGATCTTCACCAAGCTCGGTTGCAACGGCGGCGGCTGTCACGGCAAGCAGGGGGGCCAGAACGGCTTCAAGCTTTCGCTCCTCGGCTTCTTCCCGGAAGACGACTATGAGTTCCTCGTCAACGAGAGCCGCGGCCGGCGGCTGAACGTCCCTGCCCCGTCGAAGAGCCTGCTCCTCACGAAGCCGGTTGGCCAGTCCCCTCACGGCGGCGGCAAGCGGATGGACGTCGACAGCGACGAGTACCGCCTCCTCTACCGCTGGATCGAACAGGGGATGCCAGCCGGAGCGAAGGACGCTCCGACCGTCGCCTCGATCAAGTGTCTTCCGGAAGGCCGGGTCATGGACCGGGCCGGCGAGCAGCAGATCGCCTGCTACGCGACCTATACGGACGGGACGGTGGAAGACGTCACCCGCATGACCCTCTACGAGCCGAACGACACGCAGCTCGCCGAGAGCGGCAAGACCGGCCTCGTCCGGACGCTCGATCTCGCGGGCGAAGTGGCGATCATGGCCCGCTACCAGGGGCAGGTCTCGACCTACCGGGCGACGATTCCGCTGGGGGCTCCGATCGCCGGGATGCCGCCGGTCCGGAACTTCATCGACGAGGCGGTCTTCGGAAAGCTCCAGCTGCTGGGAATTCCCGCGTCGCCGATCGCCGATGACACGACGTTTCTGCGGCGGGTCTACATCGACATCACCGGGACGATCCCGACCGAGGCGGAAGTCCGCGCGTTCCAGGCCGATTCCGATCCGGCCAAGCGGGACCGCGTCATCGACCGGCTGCTCGACAGCCCGGCTTACGCCGACTACTTCGCGAACAAGTGGAACATGGTTCTCCGCAACAAGCGGAAGCAGCCGGACGATCAGGCGGGGACGTACGGCTTCCGCCAGTGGATCTGGGACAGCCTGTACGAGAACAAGCCGTACGACCAGTTCGTGGGCGAGATCCTGACCGCCTCGGGGGACTCGCAGGTCAATCCGCCGGTCGTCTGGTACCGGGAAGTGACGCAGAGCAACGAGCAGGTCGAGGACGTGGCGCAGCTCTTCCTCGGCGTGAGGATCCAGTGCGCCCGCTGCCACCATCATCCGTTCGAGAAGTGGAGCCAGAACGACTACTACCATCTCGCCGCGTTCTTCAGCCGGATCGGTCGCAAGGAGCCGGCCGACCCGACGATGAAGCAGGCGCGGGAAAAGCGGATCTTCCATAACGAAGGTCAGCCGACGGCCCAGAACCCGCGGACGGGACAGAACCTGGCTCCGGCCGGTCTGGCCGCGACCGCCCTCGAGGTGCCGGCGGACCAGGATCCGCGGGTCAAGCTGGTGGAGTGGATGACGGCCAAGGACAACGCCTTCTTTGCCCGTTCGCTGGCGAACCGCTACTGGAAGCACTTCTTTGACCGGGGGATTGTCGAGCCGGAGGACGACATGCGGGAGACGAACCCGCCGACGAATCCGCAGCTCCTCGATCAGCTGGCGAAGCACTTTGTTGAGTCGGGGTTCGATCTCAAGAGTCTCGTCCGGACGATCTGCCAGTCGTCGACCTATCAGTTGAGTGCCCTGCCGAACGAGTACAACCAGAAGGACAAGCAGAACTTCTCGCGGTACTACCCGAAGCGGTTGTCCGCGGAGGTCCTGTACGACGCCTTCCATCAGGTGACGGCGACGTCGGAGCGGTTCAACGGGCTGCCTGAGGGGACCCGGGCGACGCAGCTGCCGGATGCTTCGATTGCTCCATACTTCCTGAAGGTGTTTGGTCAGCCGCAGGGGGACACGGCGTGTGAATGCGAGCGGTCGCAGGAGGCGAACCTGGCTCAGAGCCTGCATCTGCTGAACAGTGCGGAGGTGCAGAACAAGGTTTCGGCGGGGAATGGCCGGGCGGCAACGCTGGCTGCGGACAAGAACCGGACGGATGACGAGAAGCTTCGTGAGCTGTACCGGTGGGTTTATTCGCGCGAGCCGGATTCGGACGAGCTGCAGATTGCCCAGGCGCATATTGCCAAGCATAAGGACAATCCGAAGGTGGCTTACGAGGACATCGTGTGGGCGTTGATCAACACGAAGGAATTCCTCTTCAACCACTGA
- a CDS encoding peptidoglycan recognition family protein, translating to MAHYQLRVRLALGLFVLIVGCGTQAQPPAAPVSRTISVPAAAPQQWQPETAAGPWKYVLLHHSATESGSVASIDAEHRARRDASGNPWRGIGYHFVIGNGHGMADGQIEPTFRWKDQSAGAHAGEATFNEQGIGICLIGNFEQAPPTEKQLAAARRLVGYLKGEFRIPTDRVLKHGDVKATACPGKHFPAQELARVPAVSAAPTVRVSR from the coding sequence ATGGCACACTATCAGTTGCGAGTCCGGCTGGCCCTGGGACTGTTCGTCCTGATCGTTGGTTGCGGCACACAGGCCCAGCCTCCCGCCGCGCCGGTCTCGCGAACCATTTCGGTCCCCGCGGCGGCTCCCCAGCAATGGCAGCCGGAAACGGCGGCCGGCCCCTGGAAGTACGTGCTGCTCCACCACTCGGCCACGGAGTCCGGTTCGGTCGCATCGATCGACGCGGAGCACCGGGCCCGGCGGGACGCCAGCGGAAACCCGTGGAGGGGGATCGGTTATCACTTCGTGATCGGCAACGGCCACGGAATGGCGGACGGCCAGATCGAGCCGACCTTCCGCTGGAAAGACCAGTCCGCCGGAGCCCACGCGGGAGAGGCGACATTCAACGAGCAGGGAATCGGGATCTGCCTGATCGGGAATTTCGAGCAGGCCCCGCCCACCGAGAAGCAGTTGGCTGCCGCGAGGCGGCTGGTCGGTTACCTGAAGGGGGAGTTCCGGATCCCCACTGACCGTGTCCTGAAGCATGGCGACGTGAAAGCGACCGCCTGTCCCGGAAAGCATTTTCCCGCCCAGGAACTGGCGCGGGTCCCGGCAGTCTCGGCCGCACCGACGGTCCGGGTGAGCCGGTAA